One Peribacillus simplex NBRC 15720 = DSM 1321 genomic region harbors:
- a CDS encoding carbamoyl phosphate synthase large subunit yields MPKDDAIQTILVIGSGPIVIGQAAEFDYAGTQACLALKEEGYKVILVNNNPATIMTDDMNADAVYFEPLTVDVLEKIISKEKPDGLLATLGGQTGLNLAYQLDDAGVLEKYNVKLLGTPIDSIKKGEDRELFRELMFEIGEPVPDSTIVHTLEEALDFANKIGFPIIVRPAYTLGGTGGGIADSLDTFKELVRGGLQESPITQCLIERSIAGYKEVEYEVMRDGNNTCITICNMENIDPVGIHTGDSIVVAPSQTLSDDEFQMLRAASIKIISALGIIGGCNIQFALDPNSKQYYLIEVNPRVSRSSALASKATGYPIARIAAKLAVGYDLSELINPVTKSTYSSFEPALDYVAVKFPRWPFDKFTTANRKLGTQMKATGEVMALHRSFEGGVQKAVDSLELKTIGLQLSSLKNKTVTELWGKLAEKSDERIFVIFEMLRKGVTIEEIHEATAIDYFFLKSFASLIQNEMEIEAKAIDQVTREELQTYKEKGFSDRYLASVWKVSEMEVRAHRKSLGLTAVYKTVDTCAAEFESHTNYHYSTYFGENEQKKTDKKKVLMIGSGPIRIGQGIEFDYCSVHGVYALQDENVETIMINNNPETVSTDFATADRLYFEPLTLEYVLNVIEAEDIKDVIVQFGGQTAINLAKGLEDYGVNLLGTSFDTLDQLEDRDRFYQLLQKLDIPHVPGSMANGEEQLIACAEEIGFPVLLRPSYVIGGQGMEIIRSKESLMNRMVNGTALVYPVLIDSYIPGKEAEIDLIADGNDVYIPIIAEHIEKAGVHSGDSMALLPAQSLTDDIKDKMTLYAKKLVRELGYKGLMNIQFVIEGNSVYVLEVNPRASRTIPIISKVTDVSLVQIATKILLGKYSLSNAFEKTGLMEEIPYAVVKYPVFSTFALSGLDSKVGPEMKSTGEGIAIGETVNEALTKVFHAQKAKHTSGVYQSGSVQLSEDLLVQIKEAGLTLRNSDFDKWLNEGNAAVVLAYGTTEEDKKLRLLAAKYRLLAFTEEETFKAYLQSVENADPGVTSLQEWLVPYSKGVSHV; encoded by the coding sequence ATGCCTAAGGACGACGCGATACAGACCATTTTAGTGATTGGTTCGGGGCCGATTGTCATTGGGCAGGCCGCCGAATTCGACTATGCAGGTACACAGGCCTGCCTTGCTTTAAAGGAAGAAGGATATAAAGTCATACTGGTCAACAACAATCCTGCAACGATCATGACTGATGATATGAATGCGGATGCTGTCTATTTCGAACCTTTAACAGTTGATGTACTGGAAAAGATCATTTCCAAAGAAAAGCCGGATGGCCTGCTCGCTACATTAGGCGGTCAAACAGGATTGAATCTTGCTTATCAATTGGATGATGCTGGAGTGCTTGAAAAATATAATGTCAAATTATTAGGAACTCCGATCGACTCCATCAAAAAAGGGGAGGATCGTGAACTGTTTCGTGAGTTGATGTTTGAAATAGGTGAACCCGTTCCTGACAGTACGATTGTCCATACTCTTGAAGAAGCGCTGGATTTTGCCAACAAAATCGGTTTTCCGATCATCGTTCGTCCCGCTTATACACTCGGAGGAACTGGCGGTGGGATTGCTGATTCACTGGACACCTTTAAGGAACTTGTACGGGGGGGACTTCAAGAAAGCCCGATTACACAATGCTTGATTGAAAGAAGCATAGCTGGTTATAAGGAAGTCGAATATGAGGTTATGCGAGATGGCAACAATACGTGCATCACTATCTGTAATATGGAAAATATCGATCCGGTAGGAATCCATACAGGTGATTCGATTGTCGTGGCACCATCACAGACTTTATCGGACGATGAGTTTCAGATGCTGCGTGCCGCTTCTATTAAAATCATCTCTGCGTTAGGTATCATAGGCGGCTGTAACATTCAATTTGCACTTGATCCGAATAGCAAGCAATATTATTTAATAGAAGTAAACCCGCGTGTCAGCCGTTCATCAGCACTAGCTTCCAAAGCAACAGGTTATCCCATAGCACGCATAGCCGCAAAGCTCGCTGTCGGCTATGATTTATCGGAGCTCATCAATCCTGTAACGAAAAGCACATATTCAAGCTTCGAACCTGCTCTTGACTATGTAGCGGTGAAGTTCCCGAGGTGGCCATTCGATAAATTCACGACCGCCAACCGAAAATTGGGAACACAGATGAAGGCGACTGGTGAAGTGATGGCTTTACACCGCAGCTTTGAAGGAGGAGTCCAAAAGGCCGTCGATTCTTTGGAATTGAAAACGATTGGGCTACAGCTATCATCGCTGAAAAATAAAACGGTTACTGAACTTTGGGGAAAGCTTGCCGAAAAATCTGATGAACGAATATTTGTCATTTTTGAAATGCTTAGAAAAGGTGTGACGATTGAAGAAATTCATGAAGCGACAGCCATAGATTATTTCTTCCTTAAATCCTTTGCGTCATTGATCCAAAATGAAATGGAGATTGAAGCTAAGGCAATCGATCAGGTAACAAGGGAAGAACTGCAGACATACAAGGAAAAGGGCTTTTCAGACCGCTATCTTGCTTCCGTATGGAAAGTAAGTGAGATGGAAGTGAGAGCACACCGCAAATCACTAGGCCTTACGGCGGTCTACAAAACGGTTGATACATGTGCAGCCGAGTTCGAATCACATACGAACTATCACTATTCAACATATTTTGGTGAGAATGAACAGAAAAAAACTGATAAAAAGAAAGTCTTGATGATTGGCAGCGGTCCGATCCGCATCGGACAGGGAATAGAATTTGATTACTGTTCGGTTCACGGTGTTTATGCACTCCAGGATGAAAATGTTGAAACGATAATGATCAATAATAATCCGGAAACGGTAAGCACGGATTTTGCGACTGCAGATCGCCTTTATTTTGAACCTTTAACTCTTGAATATGTTCTTAATGTAATAGAAGCGGAAGATATAAAAGACGTTATCGTCCAATTTGGTGGGCAGACTGCGATAAATCTGGCAAAAGGCCTAGAAGATTACGGTGTCAATTTGTTGGGGACCTCCTTCGATACACTCGATCAATTAGAAGACCGTGATCGTTTTTATCAGCTTCTTCAAAAACTGGATATCCCCCATGTACCGGGTTCAATGGCTAATGGTGAAGAACAATTAATTGCCTGTGCAGAGGAAATCGGTTTTCCAGTGCTCTTACGCCCATCCTATGTAATTGGCGGCCAGGGAATGGAAATCATCCGCTCCAAGGAAAGCTTAATGAATAGAATGGTAAATGGAACGGCACTTGTATATCCCGTGTTGATCGATTCCTATATTCCAGGGAAGGAAGCCGAAATCGATTTGATTGCGGATGGAAATGATGTATACATTCCCATCATTGCCGAACATATAGAGAAAGCAGGTGTCCATTCAGGGGATAGCATGGCATTATTGCCAGCTCAATCCTTAACGGATGATATCAAAGATAAAATGACCCTTTATGCTAAAAAACTAGTTAGGGAACTTGGTTATAAAGGACTTATGAACATCCAATTCGTGATTGAAGGAAATAGTGTATATGTATTGGAAGTGAATCCTCGTGCCAGTCGGACAATTCCAATCATCAGTAAAGTGACCGATGTATCCTTGGTGCAAATAGCGACAAAAATATTGCTTGGGAAATATTCATTGTCGAATGCGTTCGAAAAAACGGGCTTAATGGAAGAAATTCCGTATGCTGTCGTTAAATATCCGGTATTCTCTACCTTTGCACTAAGCGGACTTGATTCGAAGGTAGGTCCGGAAATGAAATCAACAGGTGAAGGAATCGCCATCGGAGAAACGGTAAATGAAGCGTTGACAAAAGTATTCCATGCTCAAAAAGCTAAACATACTTCAGGTGTTTATCAATCAGGATCAGTCCAATTAAGTGAAGATTTGTTAGTGCAAATCAAAGAAGCAGGTTTGACATTGAGGAATTCAGATTTTGATAAATGGTTAAATGAAGGAAATGCTGCGGTCGTTTTGGCATATGGAACAACGGAAGAAGATAAGAAGCTAAGATTACTTGCAGCGAAATACCGACTGCTTGCATTTACGGAAGAAGAGACTTTCAAGGCCTATCTACAATCGGTAGAGAATGCTGATCCAGGGGTTACCTCGCTTCAGGAATGGCTTGTACCATATTCGAAAGGAGTGTCACACGTATGA
- a CDS encoding carbamoyl phosphate synthase small subunit → MKSYLYLENGSVFEGELLTKSTEKTITGEIVFFTGMTGYQEVLTDPSYKDQIVIFTYPLIGNYGINEHDFESKKPHVAGVIVYEGNMSHSHYQAKYSLGEYLDKWNIPLLSHVDTRAVVKNIRQEGSMQAVITAEEKYTVVPGLNGLSAHVAEVSTKIVESFGKGDKHVVMMDFGYKKSILDSLVEQGCRVSVVPFDTEFEQIKDLKPDGILLSNGPGDPKQLEYLLGNIKKIITNFPTMGICLGHQLTALALGGNTKKMLFGHRGANQPVVDLKTKKVYMSSQNHSYEVDEPSLQGTSLQVRFRNVNDNTVEGLMHEDLPIFTTQYHPEANPGPIESSLLFNDFLQMINDYSGREKAYA, encoded by the coding sequence ATGAAAAGCTATCTATATTTAGAGAATGGTTCCGTCTTTGAAGGGGAACTGCTGACTAAATCGACTGAAAAAACAATCACTGGAGAGATTGTCTTTTTTACAGGAATGACCGGATATCAAGAAGTGTTGACAGATCCTTCATATAAGGACCAGATTGTCATCTTCACATACCCACTAATCGGAAATTATGGAATCAATGAACATGATTTTGAAAGTAAGAAACCGCATGTTGCCGGTGTGATTGTTTATGAAGGAAATATGAGCCATTCACATTATCAAGCTAAATATTCACTTGGTGAATATCTAGACAAGTGGAACATTCCTCTTTTAAGCCATGTTGACACAAGAGCGGTAGTTAAGAATATAAGACAGGAAGGTTCCATGCAGGCAGTCATCACAGCGGAAGAAAAATACACTGTCGTACCTGGCCTGAATGGTTTATCAGCACACGTTGCTGAGGTATCCACAAAGATTGTCGAGAGTTTTGGGAAAGGCGACAAGCACGTGGTAATGATGGATTTCGGCTATAAAAAATCCATATTGGATTCATTGGTCGAGCAAGGCTGCCGAGTCTCTGTCGTACCATTCGATACTGAATTCGAACAAATCAAGGACTTGAAGCCAGATGGTATTTTGCTTTCAAATGGGCCTGGGGATCCAAAACAGCTTGAATACCTTTTAGGAAACATTAAAAAGATCATTACGAATTTTCCAACGATGGGCATCTGCCTCGGTCATCAATTAACGGCCCTTGCCTTAGGTGGAAATACAAAAAAAATGCTGTTTGGACATCGCGGTGCGAATCAGCCCGTGGTCGATTTGAAAACGAAAAAGGTGTATATGAGTTCGCAGAATCATAGTTATGAGGTTGATGAACCGAGCTTACAAGGAACATCGCTGCAAGTGAGATTCAGAAACGTGAATGATAACACAGTTGAGGGGCTCATGCATGAAGACTTGCCAATCTTCACTACCCAGTACCACCCAGAGGCAAATCCAGGACCTATCGAGAGTTCATTACTATTCAATGACTTTTTACAAATGATAAATGATTATAGCGGGAGAGAAAAAGCTTATGCCTAA